A DNA window from Theobroma cacao cultivar B97-61/B2 chromosome 5, Criollo_cocoa_genome_V2, whole genome shotgun sequence contains the following coding sequences:
- the LOC18599494 gene encoding anthocyanidin 3-O-glucosyltransferase 2: MPRLTHSDAHVAVLAFPFSTHAAPLLTIINRLAAASPATLFSFFSTAQSNNSIFSTTSQQTKPNIKAYNVPDGVPDGYVFVGKPHEDIELFMEVAPENLRKGMEVAVAETGRKVSCLVTDAFFWFAKEMAEENGVPWVPFFVSGACPLSSHLYTDTIRQNFGVGGMVGREDETLDFIPGMSNIRIRDLPEGILFGNLESIFSRMVHRMGQVLPEAAAVFISSFEELDPVVTSDMKSKLKKFLNVGPLTLSTPPAPAVPDSYGCLTWLDKQKPATVAYISFGSVATPPPNELVALAEALEASMVPFIWSLRDKSKVHLPNGFLDRANGILVPWAPQIDVLAHGAVGVFISHGGYNSMQESMSSGVPMIVRPFFGDHGLNGRMVEHVWEIGVIVEGGIFTKKCVTSCLDLVLAQEKGKKMRENLKALKELAHRAVGPEGSSTKNFKALLDFVCS, encoded by the exons ATGCCTCGGCTCACCCATTCTGACGCCCATGTTGCTGTCCTTGCCTTCCCCTTCTCCACCCACGCTGCTCCACTCCTCACCATCATCAACCGCCTAGCCGCTGCTTCCCCAGCCACTTTGTTCTCCTTCTTCAGCACTGCACAATCCAACAACTCTATCTTCTCCACCACGTCTCAACAAACGAAACCAAACATTAAAGCCTATAACGTACCAGATGGAGTGCCGGATGGTTACGTGTTTGTTGGGAAGCCTCATGAGGATATTGAGTTGTTCATGGAAGTGGCACCGGAGAACTTAAGGAAGGGAATGGAAGTGGCCGTGGCAGAGACggggaggaaagtgagctgctTGGTTACTGATGCTTTCTTTTGGTTTGCCAAAGAGATGGCAGAGGAGAACGGTGTGCCTTGGGTACCCTTTTTTGTTTCAGGAGCTTGCCCCCTTTCTTCCCATCTTTATACTGATACCATAAGGCAAAACTTTGGAGTTGGAG GCATGGTTGGGCGAGAAGATGAGACCCTCGACTTCATTCCTGGAATGTCTAATATACGCATCCGTGACTTGCCTGAAGGAATCCTCTTTGGAAATCTGGAATCAATCTTCTCTCGCATGGTGCATCGAATGGGGCAAGTGCTACCTGAGGCAGCTGCAGTCTTCATAAGCTCCTTTGAAGAACTAGACCCTGTGGTTACAAGTGATATGAAATCCAAGCTCAAGAAATTCTTAAATGTTGGACCTTTGACCCTTTCAACACCACCAGCACCAGCAGTTCCAGATTCTTATGGTTGCCTGACATGGCTTGACAAGCAAAAGCCCGCAACAGTGGCATATATTAGCTTTGGCTCGGTCGCAACGCCACCGCCAAATGAACTTGTAGCACTAGCAGAAGCATTAGAAGCTAGCATGGTTCCTTTCATATGGTCTTTAAGAGACAAATCGAAGGTACATTTGCCTAATGGGTTCTTAGACAGGGCCAATGGCATATTGGTGCCATGGGCTCCCCAAATAGATGTGCTAGCTCATGGTGCTGTTGGGGTGTTCATAAGCCATGGTGGTTATAACTCCATGCAAGAGAGCATGTCAAGTGGGGTGCCTATGATTGTCAGGCCATTTTTTGGGGACCATGGGCTCAACGGACGAATGGTAGAGCACGTTTGGGAGATTGGTGTGATTGTTGAGGGTGGAATTTTCACGAAGAAGTGCGTCACGAGTTGTTTGGATCTAGTTTTAGCACAAGAGAAGGGGAAGAAAATGAGGGAGAATTTGAAGGCACTCAAGGAACTTGCACATAGAGCAGTTGGACCAGAAGGTAGCTCCACTAAAAATTTCAAGGCATTGTTGGATTTTGTATGTAGCTAG